Proteins encoded in a region of the Fusarium falciforme chromosome 6, complete sequence genome:
- a CDS encoding U6 snRNA-associated Sm-like protein LSm3: MADVGEESHHVSEPLDLVRLLLNEVVFVKLRGDRELKGKLHAYDSHCNLVLGEVEETIYTVDEDDEDDEVKTISRKSEMLFVRGDSVVLISPGVPF; this comes from the exons ATGGCCGATGTCGGTGAAGAATCCCACCATGTGTCGGAGCCCCTTGACCTCGTCAGGCTCCTGCTCAACGAGGTCGTCTTTGTGAAGCTTCGAGGAGACCGAGAACTCAAGGGAAAGCTGCAT GCTTACGATAGTCACTGCAACCTGGTGCtgggagaggttgaggagacAATCTACACagtcgacgaggatgatgaggacgacgaggtcaag ACCATTAGCCGGAAATCTGAAATGCTCTTTGTGAGAG GTGATAGTGTGGTCCTCATTTCACCAGGAGTTCCTTTCTAG
- a CDS encoding Tr-type G domain-containing protein: protein MSTKPLAHEKRKGESALSDFAEYVEQQQNLRYPTARTATGPAGGATDGNEHHEELDELFDNLDLADSAPRVPLKDILLGSNEESLKQLEDLVADRLEEGFGECVFEIGYENNGDSMDLTLDEWNQALETLQAAAKRVRADCDLLLTKNVGGEKEVPNTGDKPIKDKSCSGKVLVRQVPATIEDVIETRIAVVGNVDAGKSSMLGVLVKGDLDDGRGKARVNLFRHKHEIETGRTSSVGMEIMGFDTVGQVVTSDIPGRKLSWEEIGKRSAKVITFTDLAGHERYLRTTVFGLLSSSPNYCLLMVAANNGLIGMSKEHLGIALALNVPVMVVVTKIDICPPNILEQTITQITKIMKSPGARKIPTFIKTREECINTATQFVSQRICPVFLVSNVTGENLDLVRTFLNILPHHGRYNSEAPFEFHVNDTFSVPFTGTVVSGIIKSGVIHEGDNVLIGPDSLGQFTPTAIRSIERKRIRVPAASAGQSASFALKKVKRKDVRKGMVVLPKIEGQPTPKVHREFIAEVLILSHATTIKTKYQAMLHVGPVSQTCAIIDIDRELIRTGDRATVAFRFVQRPEYLAPGDRLLFREGRTKGLGIVKSVGYDPEHPLMSNKNDEEKKSEPVNAEVSVGA from the exons ATGTCAACCAAACCGTTGGCGCACGAGAAGCGCAAAGGCGAATCG GCGCTGAGCGACTTTGCCGAGTATGTTGAGCAACAGCAGAATCTCCGGTACCCGACCGCTAGAACCGCTACTGGGCCAGCTGGCGGGGCCACCGACGGAAATGAGCACCACGAGGAGCTCGACGAGCTGTTTGATAATCTCGACCTCGCCGACTCTGCACCTCGAGTTCCCCTGAAGGATATCCTGCTTGGATCGAACGAGGAGTCTCTGAAACAGTTGGAAGACCTAGTCGCTGATCGGTTAGAAGAGGGCTTCGGGGAGTGTGTGTTCGAAATTGGATACGAGAACAATGGCGACTCGATGGACCTGACCCTCGACGAATGGAATCAAGCGCTTGAGACACTCCAAGCAGCTGCGAAGCGCGTCCGTGCCGACTGCGACCTGCTCCTGACCAAGAATGTTGGTGGTGAAAAGGAGGTCCCCAATACCGGCGACAAACCCATAAAAGACAAGAGCTGCAGCGGCAAGGTTCTCGTTCGACAAGTACCGGCGACAATAGAGGACGTAATTGAAACGAGGATAGCAGTGGTGGGCAATG TCGACGCGGGCAAGAGCTCTATGCTTGGTGTGTTGGTTAAGGGGGACCTTGATGACGGTCGAGGAAAGGCTCGAGTGAATCTGTTCCGACACAAGCATGAGATTGAGACAGGTCGAACCAGCTCAGTGGGGATGGAAATCATGGGCTTCGATACCGTGGGACAAGTTGTCACCTCTGACATCCCTGGAC GAAAACTCTCGTGGGAAGAGATCGGAAAGCGAAGCGCCAAAGTTATCACTTTCACCGATTTGGCGGGCCACGAGAGGTATCTCCGAACTACGGTTTTCGGACTGCTTTCGAGCAGCCCTAATTATTGTCTGCTTATGGTTGCAGCCAATAATGGCCTCATCGGAATGAGCAAAGAGCATCTAGGAATTGCTCTGGCTCTTAATGTCCCTGTCATGGTGGTTgtcaccaagatcgacatTTGCCCGCCCAACATTCTGGAGCAGACAATAACGCAGATCACCAAGATCATGAAGAGTCCTGGAGCGCGCAAGATCCCGACCTTCATCAAGACTCGCGAGGAGTGCATAAACACGGCAACTCAGTTCGTCAGCCAACGGATATGCCCTGTGTTCCTCGTGTCCAACGTGACGGGAGAGAATCTCGACCTTGTCAGGACCTTCCTGAACATCCTGCCTCACCACGGACGATATAACTCGGAGGCACCGTTTGAGTTCCATGTCAATGACACGTTCTCAGTGCCTTTCACTGGTACAGTGGTGTCGGGTATTATAAAGTCTGGGGTGATTCACGAGGGAGATAATGTTCTCATTGGACCCGACTCGTTGGGTCAGTTCACGCCGACTGCTATCCGTTCTATTGAGCGTAAGAGGATACGAGTCCCTGCTGCATCGGCAGGTCAGTCTGCCTCTTTCGCTCTTAAGAAGGTCAAGCGCAAGGATGTGAGGAAGGGAATGGTTGTGCTCCCCAAGATTGAGGGTCAGCCTACGCCCAAGGTGCACCGAGAATTCATTGCAGAGG TGCTCATTCTCTCTCACGCGACAACCATCAAGACCAAGTATCAGGCCATGCTTCACGTCGGCCCTGTCTCCCAGACGTGTGCTATCATTGACATTGATCGCGAGCTCATCCGAACTGGTGACCGCGCAACCGTCGCGTTCCGCTTCGTCCAACGTCCAGAGTACCTCGCACCGGGCGACAGACTTTTGTTCCGTGAAGGCCGTACCAAGGGCTTGGGCATTGTGAAGTCGGTCGGATACGACCCTGAGCACCCGTTGATGTCGAATAAGaacgatgaggagaagaagagtgaGCCAGTCAATGCTGAAGTCAGCGTCGGCGCCTAA